From the genome of Solanum lycopersicum chromosome 7, SLM_r2.1:
ATGTTGGGACTGCGTTTATCATTTCTTTTACATACTTATGCTTCGAGAAGGGTTGATAGATGAAAAACTTAACCTAGGTTTTCATTTTGTGGAATAACTGTAGTCCTATCTTTTAAAAGTTTGACTCTCAGATCAAGTGCTAATTGGCAGTAAATCTGCATACTAATATGCTAGTATTGTTTGTATCTCTCTTTGTCCCAATTTGTATGACTTACTTTTTAGTCGGTCCCAAAAAGAATGACACATttctatattaagtaataatttaactttaaaatatctattttttccttaatgaaatgaaaaatagctaaacaaatttctatttttcattttagacCACAAGTTTCGAAAGTCatcctttctttcttaaactttgtgcTGAGTCAAACTAcctcacataaaatgggacggagggagAAATATATTTTGTCATAAAAAATTTTCTCCTCCCTCAACCACTatcttattttatgtttttaaaaaatgtagaaTCAGATCACCTTAGAAAATGAGTTGCCCTGTGCATTTCCTTAGGACCCAAATAGATCATATATGCTTATGCCAAAACATGTTGCTGGTATAGTCTAGAGAATCTCTCATTAGAGTTGGACTTATTGTTATGGCTTGATGAAAGTTAGCCTCTGGTGATCTGAAATTCTACTAAAAAGAGATTAATCCTGATGCCTGGAACAGTGAAACAAGGAGTGTATTCGCGGTCGCCTAGATTTGATGGCACTCCCCAGCAAATTCTTACTGTCCAGGATGTAGCTACCCAAGTCAAACCTCCAGGATTATGGTTGAATATCCAGGTATGCATTTGGTTACAGTATGCTTTTGGTACTTACTTGTTGCCTACTTTCAGTTTTTCAATCTCTAAGAATCTAAGAGGAACAGTTTAATTATCATACCATGCGTTGCTGCATTTGATGTGTGGTATGTTAAGTTTGTGTAGGCCTAACAATTATTTAACTCATTCTTCTGTAAATACATTTCCAGCATGATTCCTTCTACAGCCAGCACAATCTGAGTATGAGAAGCTTTGTTGTTTCCCTATCTAGAAGTGTTATTGCCAACTATATTTCATCACCTGAGGTGAATTTCCTGCGAAGTATCGCATCGCGATTGAATCCACGAGTGACAAAGCGCGTTTTCCGGTTTCTCAACGAAGATGATATTGAGCCATCAACAAGTCAAACATATGGTTCTCTAGTGAAGAATCTCACATTTGTTAAAACCTTTGCCGCTGGGATTCTTGTTCCCAAACACTATATCTGGCCAACGGACAGCAGCTTGTACTTGCAGCCACATACATCGGTTGTTTCGGACGCTCATAAGGAAGGACTTGAGATTTATGCAGCCGACTTTGTTAATGATGTACCATTTGCTTATAATTATAGCTATGATCCTGTAGCTGAGTATTTATCCTTTATAGACAACGGTGAGTTCTCGGTGGACGGAGTGTTATCTGACTTCCCAATGTCTCCATCTGCGTCAGTAGGTAAGTGACAGTCTATTTTGATTCTGTATTGAGAGTGTGCTAGTATAAGCTTTGTTTACTGCTCTCATAGTTTCTCTTAATCTTTCTATGGTACTTATCCATTTCTAATCTCGCAGATTGCTTCTCGCATTTGGGTGCGAATGATAAGCCTCAAGGTATGCTGTTGATATACACACTTTTCCAGAATAATTTATGTTGTTTAATATGTTTAGACATTTTCATTGAAATCTTGACAATGCAAGTTATCTTGCAAAGCTTTCAAATTCTCACACTtgtttaaaatgaattgaaCATGGAGTCaactaattttcataaaattgaaaccttgaatttgatttaCGTAACTTTCTAAGTAAATGAGCTTTACCCTGTCCCTTGTTCACATGCGACATTCCATGTTAAACTATGTGTTATTTATACGGACATAAATTATGTATTGTTTTACTGCAGTACAATGCGGAAATATATTACAATTAGCAATACCTAGATGTCAGTAACTAATGATGATATACCTTATAGTAGGCGTCCCCTGCACAAAAATCTCTGTTATCGTTCAGCATATAACAGTTCACTCTAAGATATCCATGCATAACTAGTTCACCAAATGATGGCATACTGATTATCGATGTTCACTCTCTTGTTCTCTCTTCCTCCTTTGGCCTGCAGTAACTCTTCAGATTATCGCACCTCAAGGAGCAAGTGGTGACTATCCTGGTTGTACAGATTTAGCATATACAAAAGCTGCTTCCGATGGTGCAGATATTATTGGCTGTCCTGTCCAAATGACAAAAGATGGAATACCCTTCTGCCTTAGTTCGATAAATCTGATAGACACGACGACTGCGGCCCAATCGCCATTCAGCGACATCGCTACCACTGCTCCAGAGCTTCAGATAACAGATGGAATACTCACCATCAACCTAAACTGGAGCGATATTCAAACGCTGAAACGTAAGTTGAATTATCTGTATTgtgtttttttatcttcttcataTCTGGGACTTCTGTACTGTGATGCATTTATCTTTGCACATATAACAAATTCAGGGATTAATTTAAGTTTTTAGCTATTTATCTTTTAGcttgttaatttttttgaaatgcaGATATAAGCTCTTAAAGAGGAGCAATGTTCTAGGAATTCATCATCCCAGTTCTCCTTCCTCATTAAGAATGTTTTTGAAATGTGTGAAATAATTTCGAAAACTGGAATTTTATTTGGCTTAATAATAGCCTCTTTTTTCCACTTTGACATGCTTTTGTGGCATACACTTTCCGCAAGCTCTTTTAAGACATGTTCTCGAATTTTCTAGAGACCTTCATTTCTTGTATGGACATTTCTGCAATGCTTACTTTTCTTCTAATTATTTGTCATTGCAAGATTATGCACTACTTCAATTGAAATTTCGGAATACTATTGTTTCAAAATGCATTTAAACATGCTCTAATGTCTTGCAGCGGTAATATCAACCCGGTATTCAGACTTTAGATTGTCACGGAATCCAAAGGCCAGAAATGTTGGAAAGTTTATGTCGTTAGCAGACTTCTTGACATTTTCCAAAACTGCTAATGTTTCTGGTATAATGATCAGCATAGAGGTGAGTTTCTTCAGGGACTACTGACCTTATTTATACCTATATTCTTATGCATCAATATAGTGTAAGCTCATTTCCGAATCCTAAATGCTTATAAGTTATATACTCACTCCTTATCACTCCTCATTCTAAGTGCAAATTTCATAGCTtcttatgctatttcataggtGATTGAATGTGGGAAGCATGCCAAACTTTCCCTTGAAAGAATTTGGAACCAGAAAATGCTTTTGGAAAATGGTCTGTATATTTTCAAAAGGAAAGGATTCACTTTATGACTAGTATTTTAAAGGTTTAATCGTCTGCAAGTATATAAAGGATCTCAATATCTCCAATTTTCTGAAATATTCTCTACAAGTTACAACTAAGCAATTTTAACTGCTTTCCAAGTACAATAATGACTTCCTTTTTAGTAGTAGAATCATAATAATTCTATTTCCATTACTGAAATGAAGAATTACCCACTCAATGTTGAAAGGAATAAAGGATTATAAGCAAAACAATAAGAACTTTGACATCacaaaaaaagagaggaaagaACAGTCAAAGTAgcgacattttttttaaatgcttACACGGGAAAAATCCTGATTTTAATGGATATCTTTGCACACTGGAGGTTTTACCTCCTTCCTCAATATTTGACACAATATTCTGGCTTCATGCAGAATGCTGCATACCTGGCAAAGCAGGGATTAGGTGTAACTGATGCGGTTTTGGATGCCCTAAGCACAGCTGGTTACAATAATCAGACAGCTAGGAAAGTTATGATCCAATCAAATGACAGTTCTGTTCTGGAAGAATTCAAGAAGAGTAGTTATGAACTTGTTTATTTGGTTGACGATAATATCAGTGATATTAAGAACTCAACTATATTGGAGATCAAGACCTTTGCAAAATCTGTTGTCATAACCAAGAAATCAGTCTTCCCCAGTGAAGACGCTTTTATCATTGGTCAAACGAATATTGTGCAGAAGCTGCAGTCAGCAAATCTCCCGGTATATGTACGACTATTTAATAACGAGTTTATATCTCAAGCATGGGACTTCTTCTCAGATTCGTCTACTGAGATAAACAACTATGTTCTTGGAGCTGGTGTTGATGGTCTTGTTACAGAATACCCTGGGACAGCGGCTAGATACCGAAGTAAGTTATTATATACCTTTGTTGTCTCTCATACCGTGTTCCAATCTTCCCCCTTTCccctttctttctcttttagtTTCTCGATCTATCATCCTCAAACATCAGTATAAATGAATCTCCGGTGTAATCTGCTAGATTTGTGTATATTTTACCAGAGCATTTGCTTGGTCATATCCATTAAGTTGTTCGTGCGAAATGCAACATTAGTACTATATATCCTCAATTTGACACATTCCAATTGTTGGGAATGTACAGGGAACCGTTGTTTAGCATACAAAAACTTGCCACCATATATGAGCCCTGTTCAACCTGGGAGTCTCCTGGGACTCATGACTGTTCAGTCTATGCCACCAGTCGAACCTCCCAGCCCCGTGCTCGATGTAAGTGATGTGACTGAGCCACCACTTCCACCTGTTGCAAAGATAAACCCAAGTAACGACGATGGTTCTACAGCTAGAGCTCCCACTACTCCTCCAAATGGCCAATCCTCAGTTGTTGCTAGCATTCTCATGAGCTCAGTTGCAGTTCTTCTAGCAATTTTCATGGTATATTGATGACCATTTCTACTTTGGTGCCACCATTTTGTACAATTTGTTTTGCCATCTTACTGATCAAACCTCCCTCTGGTGATTATGGAGTCGCACATGATGGCGGCGGTAGTCAGCTCATTTAACACATGATTGTTTCCTTGTATTTGCGATGTATCAAAATTTTCAGCTCTTGTTTATTCTTTACATTCTTCCTCGTTTCTATTTTTCATTCCTTCCCTcccctttttttttccattttgggTCAGATTGAGTGGGTGTCTGGGGTTTATTGCCTATTTATTTGTAAGAATTCTGTTTTGGATATAAGCAATGATCAATTTAGTTAGTATTTTTCATACACAGCCTTTTTATATTCTATTCATGTAATATAAAATTGCAAATAAATGTTGCAGACCTAATGACTATAATGGTCTCAATTTTGCCAGCAAATCCTCATTAAGGTTTTGCATCAGATGGTTATTCTGTGTTACAACTTCAATGACAGAAATTTGCAAGCTGAAACATGAACAGTCAAATGCAACGTTAGTAAATTCATGGTACATTTACTTGATATAAAAAATGTGCATAGCTTACGCATCCACATTTTCTTTAATCAAAGGATGCACCATAGACATACACCTTAGCCTCCAAGGCACGTAATACAAATGGTTTTAGGTATAGCACAGTTCATTTGCATCAAATACAGAGTCTACACAGCGATACATCTTTCATTTTCCATATAGAACAAAAGAGTAAAGTTAGCACAAAGTTCACTGAGTACCACAAACAGGGTTTGGTGTATTAGTCATATTCGATCCTGCTCTTGCTTCACTGAAGACAACAATGTGCTCTTTGTCTGTAACACCCAAATTAGCAATGCCAATCCTTAGCTTCTGCTATCTACCATTACTGCAAATGCCATAGAAAGAACCAAAGACCATCACGATCTCTAACAACTGTACCACCTCCTGCAACCATCCACATTTGTTAACTTAAATATATTGCTGGTCATCGATACACCTTAATAAGTAGAGGTATGTGGTGACGTACATACACTCCACCAGCAGATCACAAAACAACAATGCTAGCTAGCTATATCTTTGTTGCCATACGCTAAGCTGTTGACAAAGTTAAACGAGACGACACTGCATATATCAAGATTTTCTGACAAAAATGCAACGTTGCAGGGCTGAATGGTAGCAAAAATGGAAGTGTGGGGAGTTTGTGTTGAAGGGATTTTCTTTTTTGCGCCATTGGAATCACATCACACTAGACCACATAATTCTATCTATCTGACAGCCTACATTACAAACAACACGAGAAGTTCTTCATGATCTTAAGCTCATTCGTAAAAATCAAGCTTATTGTATCACATAGTTAATCATACGCTTTCCAAATTTATTCTTCATCGCGTAATGTGTAGGAGTACTACAGAACAGCTGAGGATCATCAATGAAGCACATACCAAAAAGTTAGTTGCTTAGTTTGGTTTAAATCATTTCTTTCCGTTAACTTCATGAACACAATATCACTACAAATAATCCAATGAAATCGTAGCTaaaattaaaccaaaaaaacaaaGTATGAGCAATTCGGAAATGCTATTGCTAATTACCATGAATTATTTgccatatttctttctcaatcGATCCTTGACAAAGTCATTCCGAGCTTTAGTTCGAGCTTGTTGAGGAGCAATATTGATATAAGAATGATGTACACCAAAAGCAAACAGAACAGAACCACCAAAAAAACACGCCAATGTAGCAGCAAACTTTGAAGGAGATGACGGGTAGCACAAAACCATTTCGATTTTGGGGATCTTAACAACAATTTAcacaaaaatcttcaaaatcataGAAATAACAGAAATCCAGAATTCAAAGTTTGAGCAAAAATTTCCGATTTTGTGAATTGAAAACAAAATGTATGAAGATCTGGAAGAAATGACGATTCTTCTACTGTGTTCATACACGGGTTTTTCATTGGGCTCTTTCATTAGGCCCATCAATCTGGATCATAGTGACATAATCCAACCCATAAAAGCCCGGAGAGATGGCCGGGGCGGGGCTGGTTGAAGTGAGttttttaaagtataaatttaaggaatctcatagtgtaatacaataattacattctgtcccgacaaatttagtatttactaataattccttaaaattgttgtggcgtgatacattagtatgttgtgatacatggtaaatgatacacagtaacttaaaactgttaagattaaaaggagaaaaaaatggaacatttaaatttgttatttaaatCAGCTTAAATTATGGTAACAATTCATTAATAAGCATTAATTCAGCacgtaattttttatttttttttatacaaagaattgaatttgatatttgtatGAAAAACTTGCCAACAAATAACCAACCAATAATCTTTTGCACGGTTTTTGGTATATATCAAAAAGTCAATATTACATCTCTGTATTATGAAAAAATGTGTTGCCGTTTTGTGCCCCTGTACAACTCTGACATTGGTCAATGTGGCATAAATCTCACTTCAGTACCAAAAACAGCATACACAGAATGCTCGGAGTACCGACCAAAAGAAATCAGTTGCAGCAGGCAGCAACAATTGCATTCTTCACTTTTGCTCATTTCTGTCTCTGAGGTGGCATGAACATTATGTCCAGACCTCCTTCGTTTACACTCAAATCACCACTTATTGCTCAATGAACTGCTAAGCCCCTAAGATGGAGCTTATTGGAGAACCAAGAATCAACCCCTTTACAAGCTACAAAAACCTGTCTCATTGTATCTTAAAGAGGGTCTTCAGTTTCATGACAAGTCTCCAATCCTCAACTGAGAGGTCTTTCCGGAAATTggataacaatttcaaattttaaaaattcaagattatatcatctagtttAAAGACATTTTTATGAATATCCAGTTATTAAACTTGttgactgatacatgataacaatttttaaaaactcgtgatacatagaaaataatatgatacacatcaaattcatgtatcaatgcatcgtctaaaCACAATAACACACAGAGTCGATATGTATTAGCAAACACACTTGATGGcgcagttattaaacttattgactaatacatgataacaattttcaaaaactcttgatacataggaaatcatatgatacacatctaattcatatatcaatgcatcgACTAACACACTGAGTACTTATCTATTAAACTTATtgtctgatacatgataacaattttcaaaaattcatgatacatatgggattcctttaataaaatttttactaatttcaacaacaatggttgctgcttcttttctctttttttggtgtattttgtcAACCTTTGATATAGAGGATTCGCCaaaatctttgtttgaatccttccgaacattcataggatcatgcaaatacttttttctattttctttccaattttcatcgtcCAAATCATTAATCTTTCTATTAGTAAAAAGATCcattaatatgatgtaataggataatgaacaaaaaaaaaaaaagaaaggatgatggaataagaagaaaaagaagacctAGAGACGGCTTATGTAATATAgcaatgaacaagaagaaaaaaaagaaaataagaacagatgatggattaagaagaagaagaactatagacggatgatggagtaagaagaagaagaaccagaGAATAATGGTTCtattttcagaaatttcaaattttttgaattttgaagttcaaaatttcatattaaatgttgtgaaacgttttaaattaaaattaataattcaaaattcaaaaagtgattcaaaagattgagtgttttagtggagaaaaaataggcatgatATTGGGGAAGTGTGTGTTATAGGAGAGAGAaggttatgtatctctaaacttttaccaaaatttaaaaaaaagggaattatgtaatatttttttaaaaaaagggaaaattaaagaatactaaacttatagttgtgtatttaagttatttttcctttttttaaaaggaaaaagaacaaatatatCCTGAATTATCATAAATGGTACGTAAATACCTTCTGtcatatttttgagatattgGTGCCCCTACCgtccaaaaattagagtttatatATCCTTCACTCTAATGaaagactaaatagggacacATGGTATAATTTTATCCATCAATTTGATGTCCGAATcgatggataagattatgacacatgTTTATTCGTTAGTATAAAGGGTACTTGTTCTCTAGTTTTTGGAACAGGggcaccaatgtcccaaaagtatgatgAAGGGTATCTGCAtatcatttacgatagttcggagatatatttgtccttttttcctttttaaaaaactaatgtGGGGTGGATAAGGTTGTGGATCTATGTTGTTTTATATGGGTTTAatctcaatttcaaatttttatatgttataagaGTGATAgaacattatttattaagataaatttctttaaagttacaaaaatattcaatatagtAGTAAAAGAATTCAATAAAGACTAATACGATTCTACGTGGTTCTCAATTgacctttaaaaaataaaattttaagttattatctattaaattaatacaacttgatgaaaaaattaatttatctttttaggaattttattttagtattaaacTATCAAAAATATTGTTTGTAGGCTTACTCAAGAATCCCATATGAGTTCAAAATTGAATCTTTTAAAATACAAAACCTTTACAACGATCACTACACTTCAATCCCAAACAAGTTACTAGATCGATAATATGAATCTCAGGAATCTGCAAATGAGTGTACTATAAAGCATGTAAGTAAGTGCCCAACAAACTCAGGAACATGGCTGTAAGAAGTTATATATAACGTTGTTTAAGACAAAGAAAATTGACAAATATTCGATTTACACCATAAAAAACATGTTTCTTATCGATGCTCTTTCAAATAACCAGAGCAAAGATGACATACTCCACTGCAATTAGTAATTCTTTGATCATCAGACTcgaaaagtttttaaaaaaaccgTTTATTTTAGTATAATTCATAAAACAATGACTCGTATACTAAAGCTTTTTCGATTCTCCAGAGCTTGTAGTTAGTCTTGTGTTTTGGGAAATTATGTAACTTGTCTCGAGAGAGGTGTCGTTGGTAACTTATACAGTTCTCCTGAAGCAGTAGGTGTACCGGGAAATTTATGCAGTTCCCCTGAGAAAAGAGGTCCTTTTGCTTCAAGTTCTGCAATTTCTTTCACAACTTGAGCTTTATCTGCTTCGAATTGTTCATCTTCTGCAAACAAACAATGTTCTGTATTTATATATACCATTCCCCATACGAAGATGATATCAACGTTTCTATTGGTTGATTGAAGCAAAGTTTTAGTACCTTTATCGATCCTGAAACTTGCAAAGAAACGTAGAAGCTTGCTTCTATTGGCCACGATTATGTTGACAATGTCAGTAGGCTTGTTTCTATTGGCAACGAAAAGCTGTCAACAGAACAAAAGAACAAGCAGAGAGAAGTGAAGAGGAGTCGCCATACATGAACACCAGATAATTAGTAATTGAATGTTATGAAGGATTACCTTAAACACATGAAATGCATCTAGTTGAATGTTCTTGCTAGCCTCCTGAAACATGAAAAGATCGAGAAGGAAATGTAGCAGCAAGCTTGAAGTCGTATAATAATGTGTCAAGTAAACATAGAGAAAATGGACACGAAAGAATCAAATGACGAGAGATAAACTCATGAATCAAATTATGGAAAGAAGTTATTCCATCATTGTCTTTATTACTCGGAGAATTTGTATGATGTTGCAAAATGCTCCGAGGGGAAAAGAAGTCCTAACTTATGGTGTACATTGGTAGAATGACATACCCTCAAAAGATTCATCAAAATCCTTAGATTATCCTTCGAGCTGACATAGCGTGTCATCACAGCAGAATTTGAGCGATCAAGTAAAATATCTCCCAAAAGCTGTAAAATAGATAAGAGGTCGGATAAAACTTATTTATAAGCATGAAAAATACTTTTATCGTGATGAAATAAAGCAGAGAAATTACTTAAATGTAtacaaagtaaaagaaaatcaatgaaGCCCGCGGAACCAACACCAAATCAAACTGAGATGAGAATTTGACATCTAGTTTACCTTGATAGCTTGTCTTCTGGTAATATAGTTTGCTGATTCCAAAAGTTTTGCGTTAAATTCAACGAAGAactataaccaaaaaaaaagttggagaTCATGTTACACTGGTACGTCGTAGGATGAAGTTGGTGCGATTGAACTAGCATAAGAAAATCTTACAAATGGCTAATGAGGATCACAACATACCCAATCATAATTTTCAGAGAGAAATTCAGCAACTGTGGATTTATGCCTGGTCATAAGCTCCTGCAATAAGTTGCAAAACGGAAAAGAAGATTCGAAGTTAGAGTAACAGTATGACGAATATTATGTGGCGAGTGGTAATAGTGCATAGTTAACAGATCAAGAAATCATGTCATCACAGATTTGTGATTATTAACCTTAAAGGTTGCTGTAGCATCTGCAGCAACATCAAATTCTGGGATTTGCATGTGATCGAAAAACTTTTTCATGTGCTCGGAGTTCAATACATATCTGCAAATATTTCGACAGATTATGGGAAAATTGCCCATAAACACTAACAAAACTAACAATATAAGATCAATcagagaataataataacatacgtTGAACATAATAACAACACGAGAAGAAGTGATGGTTTAAACAAAAAGCAAAAAAGCATTGTTGTTCATCGGTGAAGTAAGAAGGAACCTAGGAGTCAATAATAACACAAAACAGACCATTGATCATCGCAACTTCCAATTAACATATTAACGGTGTTCACAGCGTTGCTTACCTTGCAACAACTTGATGGCGAATACACTCCCTCAACATTGTTCCGTAATGCAAAGCAAGACCTGGATCATCATATCTATAACAGAAACAGTGAGGACAAGGTCGTGCTTAAGTTGAAGATCACGAGGAACAGAGGGCATTCCGCCAACCAGGTAAGCAGAAAAATACAGATTAGCTTACCCGCATACCAAATGATCCATAAGGTCCGAGTTGGCTTCCAAATAATCAGATGCAATCAAACGTGAATTAACGGGTTGCCTTTGTAAATTGGCCACAATACGCGTGACATCTTTACGAGCCTAAGAAAAGAATGATCATTTTGGTAACAAGTTCGGGCAAACTAGAGTAATTCCACACGAATCAAATGTAAAAATACTCACCTCCAAGTTCAATTTAGGTAAACAAATGATGATGAGACGAAATGTATTCTCTCGAAAAAACTCCTGAGTCAATTGCGCGCATGCGTCAACAGCAGGTTCACATTCATTACTACCATACAACATTGCTTTCACCTCATGTAAAAGAGAATCCAGTTCTTCCATCTGCAAAACATTATGTATCATAAAATACAGAAAAAAATCCGAAATTTTTGAAATAGCATACACGTGAAATCTCATAGTCGGAATTAGagttatacatgtattagttattAATGCATTAATTATTCGATTCTCTATCCTACATAATATACATAGATTTCTCATTAACTTAAACGTTATGCGAGTTTCCAAATTGTCAACTATAacatcaaatcaaaatcaatacaCGAATAACTTATTTCTTATTCAGCtacccaaaaaaaatcaaaaaaaaaaagttaccttgTCGAAATGACTGGGATCAACATTGTCATCGAGGGAATGAACAGCCTCAAGCAAAAATCTGACCCGACGAACAATTTCAGCGGGAGGCTTACGCTTAGCCTTCGATTTGAAGATGGATTTAACAGCAGTTGCACGAAACGCCTTAGTAAacaatttcttcaaattatttGGTTTCACTTGCCTGGACCCATTTATCCCATTTGCTAATCCCGCGATTTGAGTCGCCGGAATCGGCATTGTGAATCACAATTCACAATGTTAATAGTAGATTTGAAGGTATATAATACACTTTTTTGCAAATTGAGAGATACGAAATAGTGAAAAATGACAACCGCAATGCCATTTACAGAAAAAAACTAATAGCTAAAACATAACAagttttttttgataaaattctgAATCAGTATCAGAGGAGAATTTGGAatgatgttatttttgttacaattgaaaccaaaaaaaaaaaaaaaaactcaccaCCCTCCTTCTCCTCCAATGATAATCTTTGCACTCTTTGCATATATTTGTTTTctgcaacttttttttttctttttaacttttatcctatttttttccctcttagatttaataaataaaccttttttttttcaaaaaaaaaaattagtaaatacagttttattttttaggtgGGTGAAATAAATGCTATCCGTTAATATTATTAGGAGCCTAAGAAAAT
Proteins encoded in this window:
- the LOC101262834 gene encoding glycerophosphodiester phosphodiesterase GDPDL4 produces the protein MRKMRSVLCLLVLCCSVAFVAAQRSNNVTSKWKTLSGDAPKVIARGGFSGLLPDSSFNAYMLAQAISSADWVAWCDVQLTKDGVGICFPDIKLNNASDIDTLYPNRNNNYSVNGIPQTGWFSIDFSIKDLAPVSLKQGVYSRSPRFDGTPQQILTVQDVATQVKPPGLWLNIQHDSFYSQHNLSMRSFVVSLSRSVIANYISSPEVNFLRSIASRLNPRVTKRVFRFLNEDDIEPSTSQTYGSLVKNLTFVKTFAAGILVPKHYIWPTDSSLYLQPHTSVVSDAHKEGLEIYAADFVNDVPFAYNYSYDPVAEYLSFIDNGEFSVDGVLSDFPMSPSASVDCFSHLGANDKPQVTLQIIAPQGASGDYPGCTDLAYTKAASDGADIIGCPVQMTKDGIPFCLSSINLIDTTTAAQSPFSDIATTAPELQITDGILTINLNWSDIQTLKPVISTRYSDFRLSRNPKARNVGKFMSLADFLTFSKTANVSGIMISIENAAYLAKQGLGVTDAVLDALSTAGYNNQTARKVMIQSNDSSVLEEFKKSSYELVYLVDDNISDIKNSTILEIKTFAKSVVITKKSVFPSEDAFIIGQTNIVQKLQSANLPVYVRLFNNEFISQAWDFFSDSSTEINNYVLGAGVDGLVTEYPGTAARYRRNRCLAYKNLPPYMSPVQPGSLLGLMTVQSMPPVEPPSPVLDVSDVTEPPLPPVAKINPSNDDGSTARAPTTPPNGQSSVVASILMSSVAVLLAIFMVY
- the LOC101252703 gene encoding putative MO25-like protein At5g47540 isoform X1 codes for the protein MPIPATQIAGLANGINGSRQVKPNNLKKLFTKAFRATAVKSIFKSKAKRKPPAEIVRRVRFLLEAVHSLDDNVDPSHFDKMEELDSLLHEVKAMLYGSNECEPAVDACAQLTQEFFRENTFRLIIICLPKLNLEARKDVTRIVANLQRQPVNSRLIASDYLEANSDLMDHLVCGYDDPGLALHYGTMLRECIRHQVVARYVLNSEHMKKFFDHMQIPEFDVAADATATFKELMTRHKSTVAEFLSENYDWFFVEFNAKLLESANYITRRQAIKLLGDILLDRSNSAVMTRYVSSKDNLRILMNLLREASKNIQLDAFHVFKLFVANRNKPTDIVNIIVANRSKLLRFFASFRIDKEHCLFAEDEQFEADKAQVVKEIAELEAKGPLFSGELHKFPGTPTASGELYKLPTTPLSRQVT
- the LOC101252703 gene encoding putative MO25-like protein At5g47540 isoform X2, which codes for MPIPATQIAGLANGINGSRQVKPNNLKKLFTKAFRATAVKSIFKSKAKRKPPAEIVRRVRFLLEAVHSLDDNVDPSHFDKMEELDSLLHEVKAMLYGSNECEPAVDACAQLTQEFFRENTFRLIIICLPKLNLEARKDVTRIVANLQRQPVNSRLIASDYLEANSDLMDHLVCGYDDPGLALHYGTMLRECIRHQVVARYVLNSEHMKKFFDHMQIPEFDVAADATATFKELMTRHKSTVAEFLSENYDWFFVEFNAKLLESANYITRRQAIKLLGDILLDRSNSAVMTRYVSSKDNLRILMNLLREASKNIQLDAFHVFKLFVANRNKPTDIVNIIVANRSKLLRFFASFRIDKEDEQFEADKAQVVKEIAELEAKGPLFSGELHKFPGTPTASGELYKLPTTPLSRQVT